In one window of Sphingomonas glaciei DNA:
- the yghU gene encoding glutathione-dependent disulfide-bond oxidoreductase yields MTDYVPPKVWTPMPAEGRFAAINRPVAGATHDKELPVGEHPLQLYSLATPNGQKVTILLEELLAAGHAQAEYDAWLIDIMEGNQFSSGFVGINPNSKIPALVDRSGAEPVRLFESGAILLYLAEKFGAFLGTSRAETLSWLFWQMGSAPILGGGFGHFFAYAPRKYEYAIDRYAMEAKRQLSVLDQRLADSEFVAGDEYSIADIAIWPWYGGVALGRLYEGSDEFLDVASYANLQRWAKQVGARPAVKRGRVVNAARGDIVLHERHSAADLDALGL; encoded by the coding sequence ATGACCGATTACGTGCCGCCGAAAGTATGGACCCCCATGCCCGCCGAAGGGCGCTTTGCCGCGATCAACCGGCCGGTCGCCGGGGCGACGCACGACAAGGAGCTGCCGGTCGGCGAGCATCCGCTGCAATTGTACAGCCTCGCCACGCCCAACGGGCAGAAGGTCACCATCCTGCTGGAGGAGTTGCTGGCGGCGGGACATGCCCAAGCGGAATATGACGCCTGGCTGATCGACATCATGGAGGGCAACCAGTTCTCCAGCGGGTTCGTCGGCATCAACCCCAACAGCAAGATCCCGGCGCTGGTCGACCGCAGCGGGGCCGAGCCGGTCCGGCTGTTCGAGAGCGGGGCGATCCTGCTCTACCTGGCGGAGAAGTTCGGGGCGTTCCTCGGCACCAGCCGGGCCGAAACGCTGAGCTGGCTGTTCTGGCAGATGGGATCGGCGCCGATCCTGGGCGGCGGCTTCGGGCACTTCTTCGCCTATGCGCCGCGCAAATATGAATATGCGATCGACCGCTATGCGATGGAGGCCAAGCGGCAGCTGTCAGTGCTCGACCAGCGGCTGGCGGACAGCGAGTTCGTCGCGGGCGATGAGTATAGCATCGCCGATATCGCGATCTGGCCGTGGTATGGCGGCGTGGCGCTGGGCCGGCTTTACGAGGGGTCCGACGAATTCCTCGATGTCGCCAGCTACGCGAACCTGCAGCGCTGGGCGAAGCAGGTCGGTGCGCGGCCGGCCGTGAAGCGCGGGCGGGTCGTCAATGCGGCGCGCGGCGACATCGTCCTGCACGAACGCCATTCGGCGGCGGATCTGGACGCACTGGGACTGTAG